AGAAGGTCCCCACTTCATAATGGGGGCCAGATTGAAAAGCAAAATCTCCTCTCATTTGGTTTCTTCCATTAATGATAAATTTATAATCTGATGTCTTAGCCATGCAATGGGCATCGAGTTAGTGGTAAATCGATTTTTGTGTGGTGTATATATAGCCTGGACCCACTCATCTCCAAGACAATGAAAGGAGAATTAATACTAAGCCAAAAGCCTTTGCATTTTCTAGAAGTTTGGCTTTGCGTGAGGGTGATGTTCACGGGGAATCGCTGGAGTCAACCGTTTAGACCTTGACTTCCTTTGCGTTGAGGTTAACACAGTAACTTTACGTACGTAGAGATCATAAATGATACAGAGTATAAGACGATTAAAATATCAGTAGTTTGACTTATCCTCACGTGTTTCTTATGATTAAAATTGTCCTAGGTTTTCAGAGGTGTGGAGCTCGTCTGTGTTTCCCAAGGCAGGGAACTCCTTTTTTCCGCCTCTGAACGAGGGCGGGCATCGCGCTGGTATTCTCTCCGTTGTTGCGTGCGGGGTCAAGGAGGAACGGTGTTCCCTGTTTCGGCCATGTCAGGTGAGCTCCTTCCGTTGGATTTCTTTTTCCCTCctcctctgtgtgtgtgtgtgtgtggatataGTTACGAACTTACGCAGATATTATACCTTGAGAGGGCTCTAAGGGCCCCACGGTGGCGTTGGCTCTCCCGTAGGGTATCGAGCTACCAAGCACTGTTGTCTACAGTTCTTCCAGGTTGGACGTCTACGTAACTCCATGGGACTATACGCGACTTCTCCTCCACGCCTCCGCTTTTGACTTACGGGGAATATAAATCCACGCAGATTCCTTCCCACGGAAAAAGAGAGCGGAAACCGAAAGCTCTTTGCACGCCGCCCGCTCGATCCTTCTTCCTATCCCCTCCTTCGCCGACTCCACTATTCATCTCCCTGTCTGTCCTCACAAGAAAGACGAGGTTTTCGAGCCTCCTGCTTGGACCAAGTTCGCGAGGTAGAGTCCTTCATAAAGACTCGACTTTTGAGCGTCTTACTTTGACTAGGTTTGCAAGGCAGAATCCTTCAGAAAGACTCGATTTTTGTGGCGTCCCACGTCGACTAAGTGTCGCCAAAGCCTCTTCTGCTGGGAGGTCCTCTCTGCTGCGCTTGTTACGTTGGGTTCTGCCAGTGAAGCTCTTGCTCTGTCATGGTGAGCGACTCTTTCTTTTACCTGTTTCCTTGTCTCTGGTTGGATTGTGGCTTCCCTTTTGCTGAGTCTTgtttgttttgcagacttgaaacTGCAGAATTTGAAGCCTTCGTATTCGTGCATTTATAATCCACGTGACCGTGTGGAAGATGAAGTCATTCAGCTCTGTACGTTGTTTGAGTGCTTCTTTAATTGCAAAGAGCACATTTAACTTTCGTCTACATTAATTTTGTTATTCTGTTTCTTATGAACTGTATTTtctcaacaaaaaaaaatattgatgtttCTCAAATATTTCCTCTTAATTTTAAGCGAGTAAAGGACTATTAAGTTCCTAGTAGCGTTAGCTGTCtcttatttttcaaatattttggTGCTGTTAAATCATATTTGGGGAGACATCAAAATTATACCATATATGCTGAAGGAATATATTAGGAATTGAACTAACAATGCTGAGTGCCCATATCTGGTCCTGTTTCCTGTTCAATTCTTCAGGCATCCAAtcttccaactatatcatgacctCACTGAGGAATACTTCATGTTGATTATTCTTTGGTCCTCAATATATAGTGAATTCTAACAGCATGTTACTTTTGCTACATGTTTATTGTGTATAAAAGATTGTcaagttattatatattttttttagttgCACAAGGGtcatttttttcctttacaaaaaTCCTTGCAGGGCTCTCTTCAAACAGATCCCTCAAATAGGAAATTATGCTCTTGTAGCATCTTCCATGCAGCTGCTTTCCTGTGTATGGTGTTCGTTTTCGGGACTTCCTTTGTTGCATTTGACTATAAAGAGGTATAGTTTATTTTTCTGACTTcgtttttttgtttatttattatagTATCAACTTTTTGGTGATGCAAACTTTAGCTGACCCCCAATGGATGATTCTAGGAAGCTCATTCTTTTTCCCGACAGAAAATTTTCTTATTAATCTATTTTCATTTGTTAGTGAATGAACATAACTTCTCCTTTGAACCTTGTTCTCCAAGACAGATATGATCGATTTTTTGAGCTTATCTGTTGTTTCTCCTCTTGTGTATGTCAACCTCTTGAGTTCTTCTATGTAGCACTTATGCTGTTTTATCTCTAGAAACTTCTTTTTAGCTACAAGTCACTCACTTGCTGGTTGGTAAATGTAACATATCCTACCTATATAAAGTGTAATCagcattttttttccttcatgGAAATAGTATTTTCTGTTACTTTTCAGAAGATGTCAGCTGAGATCCCCACTGACGCCGTAGAGATCactcgaggcaatttgcaaactGACCTATCAAAATTACAGACCCCTCGAGCAAATTCATGGTCCCATGAGTCCACTCAGTCCAAGTCATGCGAGGTAATTCTTTGTGAAGCTGGCTTTAATATCTGATGTATAACATCTTCAACATGAATATTCACCATTTTGTCATTTGCACTCTTCTTTTTCATTACGAttgtttttaaatattattttcttatgaTTCAGTTTGTATTATTTTTAGAGTCCTTGCATATCTTCGGGAAGTGAACCATTACCTAAAGGAATTGTTATGAGGAAGTCAGACCTGGAAATGGTGCCTCTATGGGGTCCTCCAAAAGCAAAGGTGTGCTATGATTGCCTTACTTTCTTTAGGTGTTGAGTACATAAGCTTATTCGAGGTATTAACCAAAGATTTCATTTTTTACCGACATGTTGCATGGTAATGTGCTGACATGGTCTGTCGTCCTGCATCATTTGATATAGGTTTGTGTCAACTGGCACAAGTACAATAGCTGGAAAAAAGAGTTCATATACTCCCTTGGCATGGTATAGATTTCCACGCTTGCTGCTACGACAGTGCCACGATCAGGTTCATGTGCAACCTTGGTCTCGATATGTTGTTGTTAGTCATCATCTTGGAATTTTGGAATCACACTTTGTTTGCAATTACACAGAAATCTGGATCACAACCAGATGTCCTCGGATTCATAGACGCCTATACAGAAATCTGGGTTGCAACCAGAAGTCTGTAGTGTCATAGACTTATAGGTTACGTAAAGCACCGGGTTTAGACTTAATAGTTTCTAGTTGGTGGAGTTGTGAAGACTAGTGAAATAAATGTGTTATGTGTGTGATGTAAAGTTTGTATGGATATACTTGCTTATATACAAAAGGACCATTTCTTACAAGTTAGTCTACTATGGGCTTGTAGAAACAATCAAATTTCACATACACAAGGTGAGGAGTTGGGAAGACCGATGAAGCAATTTTCATatgtgcatgatgtaaaatttgtacAGAGATGATAGTTTAAAATTTAAATGCCCTTCCCATAGATTTCTCATTCAGTATGTGCTGACTCCATTCTAGATTAATCTTATAATGTATCATTGAAATTATAGTCAGTTAATAGAAATCTTATAATGTTAAGAACAGGAAAGTGTCAGTTCACAGAAAAGTTTATTGGCGATTCCGGTTGGAATAAAGCAAAAGGAAATCGTGAATAAGATTGTAACGAAGGTAAAAACATCATTACCTCATGTCTTTTTGTTAATATTCCTTACAAAAGTTTCTAGTTTTAGCTAAATGTTTCTGTTGTGGTCTAGTTTGCTTCCCATGACTTCACTGTGATGCTTTTTCACTATGATGGTGTTGTCGATGAATGGAAAGATTTACAATGGAGTGAGGGCGCTCTACATATTTCTGCAATCAATCAAACAAAATGGTAATTTAGTTTATCAACAAAGGTTTCTTGAAGTTATGGTGGAGATTACATTAGTCCACAATGTAGCCCATTCTAAAACCAGTATTGTTTTGCAGGTGGTTTGCAAAGCGCTTCTTACATCCAGACATAGTTGCACCATACAGGTATATCTTCCTATGGGATGAGGACCTTGAAGTGCAAAATTTTCATCCTGAAAGGTAGGTGGTGTTGTTTTTTCTTTATCATTTGTCTGTTTATGCAACTTGAAAGGTAGAATGTATTCTGCTGATGTTAGTTATCAAGACTGCTAATAATCTAAACAATGGGTACCCTGAGGGTTTCCTGGATTGCGTCCTGGTCGTGTAAGACAATACTCACTACCGGCTtttgatgatttcttttgaataGTTATACATGCTGCCCATGAAACTTTTCACTTGTTTGTTGTTCTttaagtgaacaaaattttaattGGAGTGTCATGCATTACTTGTTAGGTTGAGCTTCTTGTTGTTGATCGAGATGTTAAAACTTCATAAATTAGTATTCTATGACTTGGATCGATTTAAACATCTTTTTACTTCAGTCTTGTTTTATTAGCACATTTAACTTCTGCAGATACTTGAGCATTGTTGAGAGGGAAGGCTTAGAGATATCACAACCTGCACTTGACCCTGCGAAATCTCAGATTCACCATCAAATTACTGCACGATTAAGGAAAGGGCACGTGCACAGGTGCTGCCTTGTCTCGTTTCTCCAGTAGAAATATTTGATTGTTCATTCCATTGCACATGGAGCCCATTCCATGTTCCTCCTATTGATCTAGTTCTCATAGTATTGACGGAAATTATAAGTAGTTTGTTCAATTAACAGAAGGATGTACAAGTTCAATGGTGGTGGAAAATGTTCCAAGAAAAGCAGTAGCCCTCCATGTACTGGGTGAGTTTCTTTTTTCCCAGCATAAATATTTGTTGTACTTGGATATCTGATATGATTTATAATATCAATATATCTTTAGTTCAAAACGAGGTTGGGTTATCTGTCATTTTTTGGTGATTGTTTTGATTTTTCCTTCCGATGGTGAAGAAATTTTTGTTCTCATGGATGTTCATTTGATAGTTAAGAAATTGTTGTTCCCATGGATGTTCATTCACCACCTTTGATGCCAAAAGATTTTCTTATTGCAGGTGGGTAGAAATGATGGCTCCTGTTTTCTCAAGAGCTGCCTGGCGTTGTGCATGGCATATGATTCAAGTATGATTCTTTACACAAATTATGTTGCTTGTTCTTAATATACATCTATCACGATATTGTTTTCCGATTGTAAGATGTCGAATTTTATCCCTTTTATATTTACTTGTATCCAAAATGCCAATACATATAACTAAGTGAACCTATTTGCGGTTTTCACTCTCCAGAAATGTCAAGACCTATGCTGTTGTCTTTACACTAGAAATATGTCAAactaatttttttctttgtttgtagAATGACTTGATTTATGCATGGGGTCTCGATATGAATCTTGGTTACTGTGCTCAGGTAAGATTCACATGAACACCAATCATGATGTGTTGGAATTTTTTGTCGGTAAGAAAACTGAAAAGAACTCTTGACAGGGTGACCGCACCAAAAAAGTTGGGGTGGTGGACAGTGAATACATAGTTCATACGGGGCTGCCTACACTTGGTGGGTCTGATGAGAAAATGGTAAGTTATTGAAATATTGAAACAAATTAGATCTTGGAGTGTACCGGTCGTCGCTTTATTGAAGTACGATGTTACCACATTTTTTAACAAAGAAAAGAATCATAGAAACAAAGTATTGGTATTGGAACATTCAAGAACCTATTTTTGTGTCAAATGCTTTAGGGTTTGTTATGCCTTTGTCAAAATTATCGTTTCCTCCACCAATCTGACTTGTCGGTTCATACTTGCAGGGATCTTCCGATTTGCATGCTGCTAATCACAGATTTGCAGTAAGCACGATAAAATTGTTTTCACATTATTGATTTCCATGTCGTCGGCAGCTTGTGGCAATTGCATGGTCCAGCCCAAACTGGCCATGTTCTTTGTGCAAGATCCAAGTTGCACACTCTTAAATCTTCAAGCACACACTTCTATCATTCATTTCTGCTCTCTTCATTTTCTATCGGATCGAACTCGTTGTGTGCAGGTGAGACGGCGGTCTTATGTGGAACTCGAGATCTTTCGGAACAGATGGCAGAAGGCCATGGCAGAAGATAAATGCTGGACCAATTCATACCCTGAACACTGACAAATTCGAAGAGAGATAGTAGTAGTAACTTATCGTCCATGGCAGAAGATAAATGCTGGACCAATTCATACCTTGAACCCTGACAAATTCGAAGAGAGATACTAGTTGTAACTTATCGTCGATGAGTAAAGCTCAAAGCTTGTTTCAAGTGTATAGTGCAAATCATGTATAAACTCTTGGATTATATTTTCGTTGGCATAATAATTAATGATATCCATAGTGGTGCAGTATATCTGGCATTTTGTTCTTTGGATCCTCCGGTAGAGGTATCTTTTCCAGTAACTACATCAAATTATGATAGGAAGCAGCATCACATTGCATCAAACTGAGGCAGAGAGAACGAATTAGACAGAAATCAGCAGTGTTCCGTCCAGTGCACATTAGATACAAAACCTTAGGAATCCGAAGAGCAACACGAACCCACTAGAaaataattaaaaggaaaacacgaAATACACCTCACATTTTGCAAACAGCAGTAATTTCCACGATCAACCCAAATTTTACTTGAAACATCGCACCATTTATTTGTAAAATGTTGTCCATGACAGCTTTCGAGTATCTACAACATCCCCTTTCCAATTAACCTCCTACCCAATGAAACAATGAGAAGCAAAGCATGGATTTGACACTGAAACTCCTTACAGAACTGTTTGATCAGCAAATGGAGACGCAAAACAGGCCATGGTTCACTTTGGACGGTGGACCGCTACCAAACCAAAGATTGCTTCTTGGTACTTAGAGTAGCACTTCCCTGCCATAGATCCAGCTGAAAGGAATAGCTGGAGCTTGTTTAGCTCTGGCTTGTGCTCTTTCCTCCAGTCTCCTTATCCTGGGAGCCAAAGTACAGACAAAATCCTGGGCCTTGTTCCCTTCACCAGAGAGTCCCGTTAGGTCCCCTATTTTCCACCTGGTGACGAGGAACTCAAGTATATCGGCATAGTCCTTGGCAGTGTAGATGCCCAGCCGCTGAGCAACTGCTGAGAAATGGCCAAAGAGGTTATCATCTCGTCCATCGTACATTAAATGGGCAGGCATTgagatcttcttcttcatcatgtcTGAAAATGCAAGCACTGTGCCATTTGGATCTATCTCAAACAGCTTCTCCACTATTTTAGTGTACGCGGTCTCATGGCGCTTTTCGTCAGAGGCAATTATTCCACATATCTGAGCTAATTTTAGATCCCCATGTTCCTTGGCGAGCCTAGCGGTATTTCCATGGGATACGAAGGTTGCTCGCTCTTGAAATGAAGTGTATATAAAACCAAGGTAGGGGTTGTTCTCTGTCCGTGGATCCTAAAAGACATGTGCATAGAAAAAGAAGATAATTAGAAGGTGAAACCCAAGGTAATGCTACCGTCGATTGTAGTCACTACACAGGAACATATATTTCACAAACAACTCAACCACCAAACAAACAAGAATAAGCAAAAAATGAGCACTACTCATATGCTCAGTAATTTACATGCATATTTCATACAAAAAAAGCAGGTAAACATTATGGCGAAAAGGGAGCCAAAGGATATTTTCATAGATGAAAGCCTTCATATGAATCAAATCATTTTACAATAATCAAGAAAAGTGGTCAGAAATATATGCATGTTAGACAACATTGAAATGCCACATCAAATACAAAATTTTTAGTTAGTAGCAGGAGAAAAGGCTGTTCAGGCAAGCAATGGACCAAACAAAAACTTCTAAACTTTTAATGCTCAAATAGAGAGATGCTAAACTCAAATTAAGAGGTAAAATAATGCATCAAGCAAATATTACCATTCCAGAACCAATTAAATACTGAATTGTTTTCTCAATTTGCTTCATGTCCACTCTTCCTGAAAGATATAGGTACTTGTTGAGAAGGTCACCATGTCTATTCTCTTCAGCAGTCCAAGCCCTAGTCCAAATAGCCCAAGAAGTCGGGCTTGCACCTGTCTCATCTCGGACACCATCAAGAGTGTTCAGCATTGTCTGATATGTAGGAAGGGCTTCCTCAGTAATCATGTCTCCAACCAAGCAAACAAAATAATCATCAGGGATCTCCTTTGAACGTTCCCTCAGTTCCTTGACTTCTTCATAAAATCCCTCCGACGAAGGATCTGGCAGAAAATCTTGTGGCTGCCAACATTTTTCAACAGGCTTCAGATGCACCAGGATATTATTTTCTGCCCAATCTTCTAATGACTtgaaaatctcaatcttttgAGGCGGCAGTGAGTGCGTGACTTGACTATGTACATCTTGCTGAGAAAAGGGTTTTTTTGGAGTCTCAACCCTGGTATGATGATAACATGGATATCAGAAAAATATAGAAAACTTGTGAGATATCAATGATCATAAAATACTGGTATATGTTGCTGAAAATGTGACATGTAAATGGTGCATTTTGTTCATATGTGTGAATTCAACATGTGAGCCAAGAAAAGAGAACTTATTACTAAATTAAGTCACATAGAAGATGCTGATTAAACAAGCAAATATCGCTTACTAAGAAAATGGTATTAATTAATAGATAGATATCATGATAACACGAGATGGGAAATGATAAAGTAAGCAACGGGAAATACAAAAAATAGTTGAAGAAAACAATGAGAGCCATAGGAAATAGTTATCATGCTACAGAActtgaatagaaaataaaaattaagttcATGTTCCAAAACTCAACACCAACGTGTGAAAGTACTTGCACCAAAGTTTAAACATGAACTAGTACACCAAAAAATCATTTAACATGGCTTTGAATCTACAATTTTGCCCGTTCAACAGATCTGACCATCTCCATAGAAGGTAATCTCTTGACTTACCAGTCAACTTCTTTTTGTTAATGCCATCAACAAAGCAGTTTGTGAATGTTTCTCATTGAGAACGAAAAGAGAAAAGTCACTTATAGGAGAGCATTTACTTCAAAATGGGTCCAATGGAAAAAGTCACATCTCAATTGGACACCGATACATATGTCACTCCAAGTTGCCCATCATTATCCATAGACAACATTGTTAAACTCTATAATGAAAATTATCATAGGCACAATAGGAAAAAGAACTTCTTTGGAATATTAGAGAAGGCATGTTGTCAAGTGCGAGGATCCAACTTGCATAGACTAAAAATGATAAGGAAGCAGCCTGTAATAGCAGATATTTTTAGGTTGGCCTCAGTATTGTAATTGCCAAAGTTGGAAATGCCATTAGAATCACACGTCTGATTACTACAGAATATTGGCTTTTGGTGATAAAAGAATCATGATGCATATGGATCCTTTTGCAGTTTTCTTGATCCACCATCAAGAATTATGGTTAAATGAGATTGGAGTTATATAGATCACCATCAATCTTCATACAATAAGCATCTTTAAATAAGTCCACCATAGCAAGTCAACAATGATAACAACAATCTGCAACATATACAACCGCTAAGTCTAACATACTTTAGTAATCTTCATAGTATTTCGCACACTATTTTTAAGGTCTACGTGCAGGAGACATGGGATCAGACCCTTTTCCCCCAGATAGACCTAGAAGTATGAGATGGAATTTGTCAATGATGCTACCGGTTCCAGTTTACAAAAGTCAAGCTTTAAGCATGCCACTCGTTGCACGATGCAAGAAGAAAGACTAGAAACGACATTTGACATCAGAaacaagtatcatgtcaaaaaagAACAGATAGATGCCCTTTCCTTCAGATTAGTCATCCAGGAGTCTCATTAAGGAACATTGCCCTTTCCCATAGATTAGTAATACTAAAGTCGCATTGCCAGCCACAACCGTTCTAACAATTTCAAAATTGAGTGAAACaagtaaataaaagaaaattcttttTGCAGCAATCTGCACATTCTGAACCATAAGTCTCCAAGTTTTTCACCAAAATTGTACGTAATCGGCATCTTTACGTGCTAAAAGTATTCTCCAGCTTAGAATGTGCAACGGATGTCCCGAGACCAACTTGAAATGAAATATCACAACAGAAATTCACAACATATccaagaaagaaacaaaaaccTACAAAACCCACAAAGCCTCCTCAATCAACAAGACATGCATGCATTGTGATACTCCAAGAAACAACCAATTTCACCCACATTTGACTTAAATGGCAAATAAACTCAAGCTAGATTAGGCACAAACAAGATATCCAAATTCCAATCGaaacaaaaacaataaaaagCATATCACCATCCAAACCCAGCAGAGTCGTTGCAAATGGAACACTTGCAACCTTGTTTGTAAGTAAGAAGATATGGCAGACAACTTTcttgaaagaaagaagagaaattcCGATCAGAAAGAACGATCTATAGAAGTAGAGGCTCGCAGAAATCTTGAATAGATCGACGGGACAGATCAAGATGAAGTCTTTAACGAGCATCGAGACCAACCAACCAAGTGCAAGGAGAAACCCTAACGGGGGGAAGTGGAGGGGCTCACTTGTTGgagacggcggaggaggaggaggaggagccaacGGTGGAGGCCATGGAGACTCGGGGAGATCTGGCATTCCGCCTCTTGCTTGGGCAAGAGAAGCAGGGGAGCGCCTGTGGTCGGAAGGCCATTCGAGAAGCCATTACAGCCCACCTTCTGCTTCTTCTCCCCCCTCCCCTCCCTTCTTTCTCCGCTTCACAGAGAGGGAGAGATCGAGGCTCGCTTTTGTCCTCAGCTTAAGACCGAGAGACACGACGGGGAGAGAGCGTGGTATTTAATGACGGCCGCAAAGACACCGCCGAATTGGGGGAACTGGTTTACGTAAAATTACGTAATTACCCTTCTACATGATCATGAGgcattttctttgaaaagaaataaGCAATTTTATTTTGGAGAATAATTTATTTTGGGGACTGTTCATATTCAACTCTATGGTTCAAAAAACAAGGAagaaatttgatttattttatttgtttttttttattttccaaaaTCAGAATAAGAGCAAAAGGAAAGAAACCACAAACAATCTTGAATTTTGTGTTTTTtctccccctctttttcatttcttACTACCCAACTTTGGGAAGCAAAAGTTGTTTAATTTTGGAATTTTTATATAAGTAGAGAATTTctcagaaataaaaaataaaaaaaacattacTACTAAATTTTACACGTATTTTTTCAGGCCTTTATTAAGGACTTCCCAAACACAAAAAATCACTGCATATAAGCAGCATCAAAACTGTTGGGTTTTTATTAACCCATAAAgctatcatatatatacatatattaataaTGATAAAAGATCTATATAATTGATATGCATGTATTTGGaactttattgttgttgtatacAAGTAAGTTGTCAAGGAAGAAGCTGTTGTTTCAGGAATTGGCATTGTTAGGCATGTATTTTGGCTTCTCCAAAGTTGGCAGCAAATGCATTCATCTTCCAACTTTTGCTTCATCTCATTACTTCCAGCCAAACTCTGCAGGCATAATTATTCAGAGAAGGAAATGTTTGTCATCCATGGACAACAACATCAACCAAGTTCATCATCACCACAGCCAACCCTAACTGAGCTCCAAGTGGTCCTGCTGTGTATGTCACATCCGTTCATACCGTGATGCATACATACTAAGAATCCATGGTGAGGTTTTGTTGGTTCAGCATGAATCTAATCCATAATGATATCCACATGCAATCTGTTCCTTTGGTGTGCGGCCAATGAGAAGTCTGCATGAAGATTGTGAATCTCCTTGCAAAGATTTATTGAGAATTCACTGAGTGATCACAGCACCTACTGATTTATCCATCAAAATTTATCTTCAAGATTCATCATTCAAGCCAAGCACAAAACCAATGCAAGAAATCAAAGTTAATCCTACAATTAGATATCAGACATCAAAGATCTGTCCTCATCCAAGCCAACCAATTACTGAAGATTTGGAGAACATCAGTCATTCTGAAAACAGTTAACAGGGCAATGATTTTAGAGGTGATTTGGATTGAGAGCTGAGTTTTGTGTCAATTCAAGGACAATGCTTCCATTAGAATTTGCAGGATCAAATTGTGGTTGAGCTGAATTGATTTGTCTCATGTTGAATTTTATCTTGTTTAGAGAATAACAAAGCTCAGCTGGTGATACTCTTTCATTAGCCCTATT
This DNA window, taken from Musa acuminata AAA Group cultivar baxijiao chromosome BXJ3-7, Cavendish_Baxijiao_AAA, whole genome shotgun sequence, encodes the following:
- the LOC103992585 gene encoding uncharacterized protein LOC103992585 isoform X3, whose translation is MGSLQTDPSNRKLCSCSIFHAAAFLCMVFVFGTSFVAFDYKEKMSAEIPTDAVEITRGNLQTDLSKLQTPRANSWSHESTQSKSCESPCISSGSEPLPKGIVMRKSDLEMVPLWGPPKAKESVSSQKSLLAIPVGIKQKEIVNKIVTKFASHDFTVMLFHYDGVVDEWKDLQWSEGALHISAINQTKWWFAKRFLHPDIVAPYRYIFLWDEDLEVQNFHPERYLSIVEREGLEISQPALDPAKSQIHHQITARLRKGHVHRRMYKFNGGGKCSKKSSSPPCTGWVEMMAPVFSRAAWRCAWHMIQNDLIYAWGLDMNLGYCAQGDRTKKVGVVDSEYIVHTGLPTLGGSDEKMGSSDLHAANHRFAVRRRSYVELEIFRNRWQKAMAEDKCWTNSYPEH
- the LOC103992585 gene encoding uncharacterized protein LOC103992585 isoform X1: MKSFSSGSLQTDPSNRKLCSCSIFHAAAFLCMVFVFGTSFVAFDYKEKMSAEIPTDAVEITRGNLQTDLSKLQTPRANSWSHESTQSKSCESPCISSGSEPLPKGIVMRKSDLEMVPLWGPPKAKESVSSQKSLLAIPVGIKQKEIVNKIVTKFASHDFTVMLFHYDGVVDEWKDLQWSEGALHISAINQTKWWFAKRFLHPDIVAPYRYIFLWDEDLEVQNFHPERYLSIVEREGLEISQPALDPAKSQIHHQITARLRKGHVHRRMYKFNGGGKCSKKSSSPPCTGWVEMMAPVFSRAAWRCAWHMIQNDLIYAWGLDMNLGYCAQGDRTKKVGVVDSEYIVHTGLPTLGGSDEKMGSSDLHAANHRFAVRRRSYVELEIFRNRWQKAMAEDKCWTNSYPEH
- the LOC103992585 gene encoding uncharacterized protein LOC103992585 isoform X2, with translation MKSFSSGSLQTDPSNRKLCSCSIFHAAAFLCMVFVFGTSFVAFDYKEMSAEIPTDAVEITRGNLQTDLSKLQTPRANSWSHESTQSKSCESPCISSGSEPLPKGIVMRKSDLEMVPLWGPPKAKESVSSQKSLLAIPVGIKQKEIVNKIVTKFASHDFTVMLFHYDGVVDEWKDLQWSEGALHISAINQTKWWFAKRFLHPDIVAPYRYIFLWDEDLEVQNFHPERYLSIVEREGLEISQPALDPAKSQIHHQITARLRKGHVHRRMYKFNGGGKCSKKSSSPPCTGWVEMMAPVFSRAAWRCAWHMIQNDLIYAWGLDMNLGYCAQGDRTKKVGVVDSEYIVHTGLPTLGGSDEKMGSSDLHAANHRFAVRRRSYVELEIFRNRWQKAMAEDKCWTNSYPEH
- the LOC135642649 gene encoding stearoyl-[acyl-carrier-protein] 9-desaturase, chloroplastic-like; this translates as MASRMAFRPQALPCFSCPSKRRNARSPRVSMASTVGSSSSSSAVSNKVETPKKPFSQQDVHSQVTHSLPPQKIEIFKSLEDWAENNILVHLKPVEKCWQPQDFLPDPSSEGFYEEVKELRERSKEIPDDYFVCLVGDMITEEALPTYQTMLNTLDGVRDETGASPTSWAIWTRAWTAEENRHGDLLNKYLYLSGRVDMKQIEKTIQYLIGSGMDPRTENNPYLGFIYTSFQERATFVSHGNTARLAKEHGDLKLAQICGIIASDEKRHETAYTKIVEKLFEIDPNGTVLAFSDMMKKKISMPAHLMYDGRDDNLFGHFSAVAQRLGIYTAKDYADILEFLVTRWKIGDLTGLSGEGNKAQDFVCTLAPRIRRLEERAQARAKQAPAIPFSWIYGREVLL